One genomic region from Leifsonia poae encodes:
- a CDS encoding ABC transporter permease: protein MSGQTLRLQAETRKPGTPDASAPTGQEAGGRETLRPAPRRRPRTLGGWLLLAPAIVAVLGLAIVPILLVARNSFAESNVYGGVTGGFTLDNYAHLLDPVYAKVLGYSLGMALLNTVVCLVVGYIVSYYIVSRPPSRQSLLLLLIIVPFWTDFLVRTFSWITLLGRGGPVFGILEAAGVDTANLSLIPSQGAVVMGLLYAFLPTAIFPIYASMRSIDPSVKEAAADLGCGWWQTHFRVLVPLSSTGIVAAAMLTFIPTLGVFVIPVLLGGGKNQLVGNMIVTLYTEFRNQPMGAAMSMVLLGLMLLAMVVAGLIARRGRRERKAA from the coding sequence ATGAGCGGACAAACGTTGCGGCTGCAAGCCGAGACCCGGAAGCCGGGCACACCCGACGCTTCCGCGCCGACGGGGCAGGAAGCCGGGGGCCGGGAGACGCTGCGGCCGGCACCCCGCCGACGGCCGAGAACTCTCGGAGGCTGGCTGCTGCTCGCACCGGCGATCGTCGCTGTGCTCGGTCTGGCGATCGTGCCCATCCTTCTCGTCGCCCGCAACTCGTTCGCGGAGAGCAACGTCTACGGCGGTGTGACCGGCGGGTTCACCCTCGACAACTACGCGCATTTGCTCGACCCGGTCTACGCGAAGGTTCTCGGCTACAGCCTCGGGATGGCGCTCCTCAACACCGTCGTCTGTCTCGTCGTCGGCTACATCGTCTCGTACTACATCGTCTCGCGGCCGCCGTCGCGACAGTCCCTGCTGCTCCTGCTGATCATCGTCCCGTTCTGGACGGACTTCCTGGTCCGCACCTTCTCCTGGATCACCCTGCTCGGCCGCGGCGGACCGGTGTTCGGCATCCTCGAGGCGGCAGGGGTCGACACGGCGAACCTCAGCCTCATCCCGAGCCAGGGTGCGGTCGTGATGGGTCTGCTCTACGCGTTCCTCCCCACCGCGATCTTCCCCATCTATGCGAGCATGCGCAGCATCGACCCGTCGGTCAAAGAGGCTGCGGCCGACCTCGGATGCGGGTGGTGGCAGACCCACTTCCGCGTGCTCGTCCCCCTGAGCTCCACCGGTATCGTCGCCGCGGCGATGCTCACGTTCATCCCCACGCTCGGCGTCTTCGTCATCCCGGTGCTGCTCGGCGGGGGAAAGAACCAGCTGGTCGGCAACATGATCGTGACGCTGTACACGGAGTTCCGCAACCAGCCGATGGGCGCGGCCATGTCGATGGTGCTGCTCGGCCTCATGCTCCTCGCGATGGTCGTCGCCGGTCTCATCGCCCGCCGCGGACGTCGAGAGAGGAAGGCCGCCTGA
- a CDS encoding zinc-dependent alcohol dehydrogenase family protein — MLATVIHGERDVRIEQVPDPVLSTGGDAIVRVVAACVCGSDLWPYRGITPTKEPHRIGHEFVGVVEEVGPEVTTLLPGDFVIAPFYDCDMTCVNCRNGVSTSCLHGGWWGSNDRLGGFADGGQGERVRVPHADGSLVATPEYPREELIPSLLTLADVMGTGHHAAVSAGVTRGSTVVVVGDGAVGLCAVLASSRLGASRIVVMSRHEARQELAREFGATDIIAARGDEGVAAVKALLDGVGADCVLEAVGTKESMDQAIRSARPGGMVGYVGAPNGGPELPVRPLFNSNIGVNGGVAPVRNYVEELLPDVLSGAIDPGRVFDLELPLAEIAEAYAAMDERRAIKVLVRP, encoded by the coding sequence ATGCTTGCGACAGTGATTCACGGTGAACGGGATGTGCGGATCGAACAGGTTCCCGACCCGGTGCTCTCGACCGGCGGCGACGCCATCGTGCGCGTCGTCGCCGCCTGTGTCTGCGGGTCCGACCTCTGGCCGTACCGCGGGATCACCCCCACCAAGGAGCCGCACCGCATCGGCCACGAGTTCGTCGGCGTCGTCGAGGAGGTCGGCCCGGAGGTGACGACGCTCCTCCCCGGCGACTTCGTCATCGCGCCGTTCTACGACTGCGACATGACCTGTGTGAACTGCCGCAACGGCGTCAGCACCTCGTGCCTGCACGGCGGCTGGTGGGGCTCGAACGACCGGCTGGGCGGCTTCGCCGACGGTGGTCAGGGTGAGCGGGTGCGCGTTCCGCACGCCGACGGGTCACTCGTCGCGACACCCGAGTACCCGCGTGAAGAACTCATCCCCAGCCTGCTCACCCTTGCGGATGTGATGGGCACGGGTCACCACGCCGCTGTCTCGGCCGGCGTCACCCGTGGCAGCACCGTCGTCGTGGTCGGCGACGGTGCGGTGGGGCTCTGCGCCGTGCTGGCATCGTCGCGGCTGGGCGCTTCGCGTATCGTCGTCATGTCACGCCACGAGGCGCGGCAGGAGCTCGCCCGCGAGTTCGGCGCCACCGACATCATCGCCGCGCGAGGCGACGAGGGCGTGGCCGCCGTGAAAGCGCTGCTCGACGGTGTCGGCGCCGACTGCGTGCTCGAGGCGGTCGGCACCAAGGAGTCGATGGATCAGGCCATCCGCTCCGCGCGCCCCGGCGGCATGGTCGGCTATGTCGGAGCGCCGAACGGCGGCCCGGAACTGCCCGTTCGGCCGCTCTTCAACAGCAACATCGGGGTCAACGGCGGGGTCGCGCCGGTGCGCAACTATGTGGAGGAGCTGCTGCCCGATGTGCTGTCGGGCGCCATCGATCCCGGCCGGGTGTTCGATCTCGAACTGCCGCTCGCCGAGATCGCCGAGGCATACGCGGCCATGGATGAGCGCCGCGCGATCAAGGTCCTCGTTCGTCCCTGA
- a CDS encoding glycosyltransferase family 2 protein, which produces MFIFILQIRHMLDGHPDLYLFAVYSALIWFIWLLKVIISRRYRPYVDDVDISTSVVVPVVDEPLDLFRDVLGRMVEQKPGEIIVVINGAPNPGLVEVCEEFAPLVRWVHTPIPGKRNAVMIGTRMSTGDITVLVDSDTVWMPDALRELVKPFADERVGGVTTKQRILEPERSWITRWADWLENSRALYSMPAQSVVGQIGCLPGRTIAFRRSILMRVMDKFMTEKFLGVFLEVSDDRTLTNLTLKEGYRTVYQHTSLVYTDAPLKVKKLFKQQLRWARGSQYNTLRMLPWMLGHAPLLAFFFITDIILPFVLFGVLLGWIYRSITGQGYNLYEGFLNAYGVQTGVLAVIALMVVSSVISMSIRQIRHLSEKPTDFFRLPVFIIVSTFFLMPIRLLGFFRMAHASGWGTRAGAYAGGPNEITADHEIDASDAAIDSADDSTGASGASGASGPTTSPSLPDAVGGLTTSTALATRAETRKAAAQSAAAPSNTRAERRRLNPLAAIPYVIGIAILTLEALFLV; this is translated from the coding sequence GTGTTCATTTTCATCCTGCAGATCCGTCACATGCTCGACGGACATCCCGACCTCTATCTCTTCGCGGTGTACTCCGCCCTCATCTGGTTCATCTGGCTCCTCAAGGTGATCATCTCGCGCCGCTACCGGCCGTACGTCGACGACGTGGACATCTCCACGAGCGTCGTCGTGCCGGTCGTCGACGAGCCGCTCGACCTGTTCCGGGATGTGCTCGGCCGCATGGTCGAGCAGAAGCCGGGCGAGATCATCGTCGTCATCAACGGTGCGCCGAACCCCGGGCTCGTCGAGGTGTGCGAGGAGTTCGCGCCGCTGGTGCGCTGGGTGCACACGCCCATCCCGGGCAAGCGCAACGCCGTGATGATCGGCACGCGGATGTCCACGGGAGACATCACCGTGCTCGTCGACTCCGACACCGTGTGGATGCCCGACGCACTCCGGGAACTCGTCAAGCCGTTCGCCGACGAACGCGTTGGCGGGGTGACGACGAAGCAGCGCATCCTGGAGCCCGAGCGCAGCTGGATCACCCGCTGGGCCGACTGGCTCGAGAACTCGCGGGCGCTGTACTCGATGCCCGCTCAGAGTGTGGTCGGCCAGATCGGCTGCCTCCCCGGGCGCACGATCGCCTTCCGCCGTTCGATCCTGATGCGCGTCATGGACAAGTTCATGACCGAGAAGTTCCTCGGCGTCTTCCTTGAAGTCTCCGACGACCGAACCCTCACCAACCTCACACTCAAAGAGGGCTATCGCACCGTCTACCAGCACACCAGCCTCGTCTACACGGATGCGCCGCTCAAGGTGAAGAAGCTGTTCAAGCAGCAGCTGCGCTGGGCCCGCGGCAGCCAGTACAACACGCTGCGGATGCTGCCGTGGATGCTCGGTCACGCGCCGCTGCTGGCGTTCTTCTTCATCACCGACATCATCCTGCCGTTCGTGCTGTTCGGCGTGCTCCTCGGCTGGATCTACCGGTCGATCACCGGGCAGGGCTACAACCTCTACGAGGGGTTCCTCAACGCCTACGGCGTGCAGACGGGCGTGCTGGCGGTGATCGCGCTGATGGTCGTCTCCTCGGTGATCAGCATGTCCATCCGGCAGATCCGTCACCTCTCCGAGAAGCCGACCGACTTCTTCCGGCTGCCCGTGTTCATCATCGTCTCGACGTTCTTCCTCATGCCGATCCGGTTGCTCGGGTTCTTCCGCATGGCGCACGCCAGCGGGTGGGGCACCCGGGCCGGGGCCTATGCGGGCGGTCCGAACGAGATCACGGCCGACCACGAGATCGACGCGTCCGATGCGGCGATCGACTCGGCCGACGACTCCACCGGTGCCTCCGGTGCCTCCGGTGCCTCCGGTCCGACGACCTCGCCGTCGCTGCCTGACGCGGTCGGCGGGCTCACCACCTCGACCGCGCTCGCCACCCGTGCCGAGACGCGCAAGGCCGCCGCTCAGAGTGCTGCCGCGCCGTCGAACACGCGCGCCGAACGCCGCCGGCTCAACCCCCTCGCCGCCATCCCCTACGTGATCGGTATCGCGATCCTGACCCTGGAGGCTCTGTTCCTTGTCTGA
- a CDS encoding glycoside hydrolase family 26 protein — MSDNTVTWWAQSKSRSQATAAAFLVLAVVLSGISYFVWSSPTSPVRSVVNAAVEAVNPLAGENTKLKKSLASATATIASQKGKLSAVQAKALAAQASTAKQLAQAQQRATIAENALAQAKAAVGAVAGTKTGTASGAKPSPGKGSGATPPTPITAPAKAQLLTPASRYFGMYTEQAPFNWATFDATSAKIGVQPNVVGYFSGWDESFRANAVTRAWQNGRLPMMTWESRPITDGNDTVDAPAYSLPKIIGGDFDAYLHTYAKDIVATGLPLAIRLDHEMNGIWYPWAETDGSGKSINGNSAGDYVKMWRHVHDIFQQEGANSLVMWVWSPNIVNNLPASHKVAGYLDSLYPGDAYVDWVGLSGYLRPPYKADNNFTFDYTFGPSLKALRALTTKPIMLSEVGASETDGHKPAWITSFFDAMGKPENADIVGFSWFNLAVTSYVEGVRATNDWRIDSRADSLSAFIAGLTRPEDRFTLTPAR; from the coding sequence TTGTCTGACAACACCGTCACCTGGTGGGCGCAAAGCAAATCCCGCTCACAAGCCACCGCCGCGGCGTTCCTCGTGCTTGCAGTCGTGCTCAGCGGCATCTCCTACTTCGTCTGGTCCTCCCCGACCAGCCCGGTTCGCAGCGTGGTGAACGCCGCCGTCGAAGCGGTGAACCCGCTCGCCGGCGAGAACACCAAGCTCAAGAAGAGCCTGGCAAGCGCCACGGCCACCATCGCCTCCCAGAAGGGCAAGCTCTCCGCCGTGCAGGCGAAGGCTCTCGCCGCCCAGGCCAGCACGGCCAAACAGCTCGCCCAGGCACAGCAACGCGCCACCATCGCCGAGAATGCCCTCGCCCAGGCGAAGGCCGCGGTCGGGGCGGTCGCCGGAACGAAGACGGGGACCGCATCCGGTGCCAAACCCTCGCCCGGAAAGGGGTCGGGAGCCACGCCGCCGACTCCGATCACCGCCCCGGCCAAGGCGCAGCTCCTCACGCCGGCCTCGCGCTACTTCGGCATGTACACGGAGCAGGCGCCCTTCAACTGGGCGACCTTCGACGCCACGAGCGCGAAGATCGGCGTGCAGCCGAACGTCGTCGGCTACTTCAGCGGATGGGATGAGAGCTTCCGGGCCAACGCGGTCACCCGTGCGTGGCAGAACGGCCGACTGCCGATGATGACCTGGGAGTCCCGCCCGATCACCGATGGCAACGACACTGTGGACGCACCGGCGTACTCCCTCCCGAAGATCATCGGAGGCGACTTCGATGCCTACCTGCACACGTACGCGAAAGACATCGTCGCCACAGGGCTGCCGCTCGCCATCCGTCTCGACCACGAAATGAACGGCATCTGGTATCCCTGGGCCGAGACCGACGGCTCAGGCAAGTCGATCAACGGGAACAGCGCCGGCGACTACGTGAAGATGTGGCGGCACGTGCACGACATCTTCCAGCAGGAGGGGGCCAACTCCCTTGTGATGTGGGTGTGGTCGCCGAACATCGTGAACAACCTCCCCGCGAGCCACAAGGTCGCCGGCTACCTCGACTCGCTCTACCCGGGTGACGCCTACGTCGACTGGGTCGGTCTCTCCGGCTACCTGCGCCCGCCGTACAAGGCCGACAACAACTTCACCTTCGACTACACGTTCGGGCCGAGTCTCAAGGCGCTGCGCGCCCTGACCACGAAACCGATCATGCTCTCGGAGGTCGGGGCCTCGGAGACCGACGGCCACAAACCCGCTTGGATCACCTCGTTCTTCGACGCGATGGGCAAACCCGAGAACGCCGACATCGTCGGGTTCTCCTGGTTCAACCTCGCCGTCACCAGCTATGTGGAGGGCGTCCGAGCGACGAACGACTGGCGTATCGACTCCCGGGCCGACTCATTGTCGGCGTTCATCGCGGGCCTCACCAGACCCGAAGACCGCTTCACGCTCACCCCGGCGCGCTAG
- a CDS encoding nitroreductase family protein — MSIADLTSRTADTTVTLLPALAERWSPRSFDGSTIDETKLTAALEAARWSPSAANTQPWRFIVARRGTAAFDAVVANLMGFNQAWAGAASALIVAITEDVDAEGAERRWASYDVGQAVAHLSVQAHHDGLHVHQMGGFVADGLREAFGIDERFTPVSVTALGTVGDPDALPEPLRSREIAPRTRVPLDDIILVNE; from the coding sequence ATGTCCATCGCCGATCTCACGTCCCGCACGGCCGATACGACCGTCACCCTCCTCCCCGCTCTCGCCGAACGATGGAGCCCCCGCTCCTTCGACGGTTCGACGATCGACGAGACGAAGCTGACCGCCGCCCTCGAGGCCGCCCGCTGGTCACCGTCGGCGGCCAACACCCAGCCGTGGCGGTTCATCGTCGCCCGCCGCGGCACCGCAGCCTTCGACGCGGTGGTGGCGAACCTGATGGGGTTCAACCAGGCGTGGGCGGGCGCAGCGAGTGCGCTGATCGTCGCCATCACCGAAGACGTCGACGCCGAGGGCGCCGAGCGCCGCTGGGCCAGCTACGACGTGGGCCAGGCCGTCGCGCACCTCAGCGTGCAGGCTCACCACGATGGTCTGCACGTGCACCAGATGGGCGGCTTCGTCGCCGACGGGCTGCGTGAGGCCTTCGGCATCGACGAGCGCTTCACGCCCGTCTCCGTCACCGCGCTCGGCACCGTCGGCGACCCGGACGCGCTGCCCGAGCCGCTGCGCTCCCGCGAGATCGCGCCGCGCACCCGGGTTCCGCTCGACGACATCATCCTCGTCAACGAATAG
- a CDS encoding UDP-glucose dehydrogenase family protein — translation MKKTTKDLPVPRISVIGTGYLGATHAAAMAELGFEVIGVDTDQHKVDELSEGRVPFFEPGLPELIKRHAASGRLRFTIDIAEATAASDVHFICVGTPQQSGSFAANLSYVESAARSIAENLTHDGLIVGKSTVPVGTAARLRAIVADAAPRGLQAEVVWNPEFLREGKAVEDTLAPDRLVFGGASAHAEAVLRQVYAQPIAGGTPVLTADLPTAELVKVSANAFLATKISFINAISEICDAAGADVALLADALGHDKRIGRQFLNAGLGFGGGCLPKDIRALMHRSSELGAFAAVGLLQQVDEINMGRRQRVIDLALKACGGSVLNRRIGVLGAAFKPHTDDVRDSPALNVAAALHLRGAQVVVYDPQAGGTAQRMFPTLGYAASVDEAVAGADVTVVLTEWPEFVDLDPVIVGEKVKHRSVIDARNCLDATAWSRAGWSVQSMGRVPEAAPLADDLAELAVR, via the coding sequence ATGAAGAAGACCACGAAAGACCTCCCCGTTCCCCGTATCAGCGTGATCGGCACCGGCTACCTCGGGGCGACCCACGCGGCTGCGATGGCCGAACTCGGGTTCGAGGTGATCGGCGTCGACACCGATCAGCACAAGGTCGACGAGCTGAGCGAGGGCCGCGTCCCATTCTTCGAGCCGGGTCTGCCCGAGCTCATCAAACGGCATGCCGCCTCCGGGCGGCTGCGGTTCACCATCGACATCGCCGAGGCGACCGCGGCGTCGGATGTGCACTTCATCTGCGTCGGTACGCCGCAGCAGTCCGGGAGTTTCGCCGCAAACCTGAGCTACGTCGAGTCGGCGGCACGGTCGATCGCGGAGAACCTCACCCACGACGGGCTGATCGTCGGCAAGTCGACGGTCCCCGTCGGCACGGCCGCGCGTCTGCGCGCGATCGTGGCCGACGCCGCCCCGCGCGGGCTCCAGGCGGAGGTCGTCTGGAATCCCGAATTCCTGCGGGAGGGCAAGGCGGTCGAAGACACGCTCGCACCCGACCGGCTCGTCTTCGGCGGCGCGTCCGCACACGCCGAAGCCGTGCTGCGGCAGGTGTACGCACAGCCGATCGCCGGCGGCACGCCGGTTCTCACGGCCGACCTGCCCACCGCCGAGCTCGTGAAAGTGAGCGCGAACGCGTTCCTCGCCACGAAGATCTCGTTCATCAACGCCATCTCCGAGATCTGCGACGCCGCCGGAGCGGATGTCGCTCTGCTGGCGGATGCGCTCGGCCACGACAAGCGCATCGGCCGCCAGTTCCTCAACGCGGGCCTCGGCTTCGGTGGCGGCTGCCTGCCCAAAGACATCCGCGCGCTGATGCACCGGTCGAGCGAACTCGGCGCTTTCGCGGCCGTCGGGCTGCTTCAGCAGGTGGACGAGATCAACATGGGGCGTCGCCAACGGGTGATCGACCTCGCCCTGAAAGCCTGCGGAGGCTCCGTTCTCAACCGCCGCATCGGCGTTCTCGGCGCGGCATTCAAACCGCACACCGACGATGTGCGCGACTCGCCGGCGCTCAATGTGGCGGCCGCTCTGCACCTTCGCGGGGCGCAGGTGGTCGTCTACGACCCCCAGGCCGGCGGCACCGCCCAACGCATGTTCCCGACCCTCGGCTACGCCGCCTCGGTCGACGAAGCGGTGGCCGGAGCCGATGTGACCGTCGTACTCACGGAGTGGCCCGAGTTCGTCGACCTCGACCCGGTCATCGTCGGTGAGAAGGTCAAGCACCGCAGCGTCATCGACGCCCGCAACTGCCTCGACGCGACCGCCTGGAGCCGGGCCGGCTGGAGCGTGCAGTCGATGGGCCGTGTTCCTGAGGCGGCGCCGCTCGCCGACGACCTCGCCGAGCTCGCGGTGCGCTGA
- a CDS encoding UTP--glucose-1-phosphate uridylyltransferase, whose translation MTHYVTKAVIPAAGLGTRFLPATKAMPKEMLPVVDKPAIQYVVEEAVSSGLHDVLLVTGRNKNALENHFDRATELEDTLARKGDTDRLQKVNHSTGLADMHYVRQGDPKGLGHAVLRAKMHIGHEPFAVLLGDDIIDARDPLLTRMLDVQRERNTTVVALMEVDPSQIHLYGAAAVVATDEPDVVRITGLVEKPDRDNAPSCYAVIGRYVLRPEIFDILEKTEPGKGGEIQLTDALQGLACAPDWTGGVHGVIFRGRRYDTGDRLDYIKAIVQLAADRPDLGPDLVPWLEEFVARVAPGAPAPAGAPIATPATEPTPTEPPTRRPKKSPTPEPALV comes from the coding sequence GTGACCCACTATGTGACAAAAGCCGTCATCCCCGCCGCCGGACTCGGAACCCGCTTCCTGCCCGCCACCAAGGCGATGCCGAAGGAGATGCTGCCCGTCGTCGACAAGCCGGCCATTCAGTACGTGGTGGAGGAGGCCGTCAGCTCCGGACTCCACGATGTGCTGCTCGTCACCGGGCGCAATAAGAATGCGCTCGAGAACCACTTCGATCGCGCCACCGAACTGGAGGACACGCTCGCCCGCAAAGGCGACACCGACCGTCTGCAGAAGGTGAACCACTCCACCGGCCTCGCCGATATGCACTACGTGCGCCAGGGCGACCCCAAAGGCCTCGGCCACGCCGTGCTGCGCGCCAAGATGCACATCGGGCACGAGCCGTTCGCCGTGCTGCTCGGCGACGACATCATCGACGCCCGAGACCCCTTGCTCACCCGGATGCTCGACGTGCAGCGCGAACGGAACACCACCGTCGTCGCCCTGATGGAGGTGGACCCGAGCCAGATCCACCTCTACGGCGCTGCCGCTGTCGTGGCCACCGACGAACCGGATGTGGTGCGCATCACGGGCCTGGTCGAGAAGCCGGACCGCGACAACGCCCCCTCCTGTTACGCGGTGATCGGCCGTTACGTGCTGCGCCCCGAGATCTTCGACATCCTCGAGAAGACCGAGCCGGGCAAGGGCGGCGAGATCCAGCTGACCGACGCCCTCCAGGGCCTCGCCTGCGCCCCGGATTGGACGGGTGGGGTGCACGGCGTCATCTTCAGAGGCCGCCGCTACGACACTGGTGACCGCCTCGACTACATCAAAGCCATCGTGCAGCTGGCCGCCGACCGTCCCGACCTCGGCCCGGACCTCGTCCCCTGGCTGGAGGAGTTCGTCGCCCGTGTCGCCCCCGGTGCTCCGGCTCCCGCCGGTGCTCCCATCGCCACCCCCGCAACGGAACCCACTCCCACCGAGCCCCCCACCCGCCGCCCCAAGAAGTCCCCCACTCCCGAACCCGCCCTCGTCTGA
- a CDS encoding ABC transporter permease — protein sequence MERVTSWIARLVLVFLYIPIVAVIVYSFNASSASYRWEGFSLRWYGELFADDALLQTLLISVVVGVLAASVATVIGLLASIGLVRYNLKGSRLILGAIVLPLIVPEIVLGVALLSVFSFLHVPLGILTLVLGHLIITLPLTTLIMIGAFRTLDPSLIEAAADLGCTPWQTFTRVLFPLLRSSIVASWLLAFTVSLGNIVISTFVNGVGSTTMPLRVYSLLKTGLTPELNALGTLLIVLTFVIVLSVGIQQMRRILASPSGPATAPPE from the coding sequence ATGGAACGCGTGACCTCGTGGATCGCCCGCCTCGTGCTCGTCTTCCTCTACATCCCGATCGTGGCCGTGATCGTCTACTCGTTCAACGCCTCGTCGGCCAGCTACCGCTGGGAGGGCTTCAGCCTGCGCTGGTACGGGGAGCTGTTCGCCGACGACGCCCTGTTGCAGACCCTGCTCATCAGCGTCGTGGTCGGTGTGCTTGCGGCCTCCGTCGCCACCGTCATCGGATTGCTCGCCTCGATCGGATTGGTCCGCTACAACCTGAAGGGCTCGCGGCTCATCCTCGGGGCGATCGTCCTCCCGCTGATCGTGCCCGAGATCGTGCTCGGCGTCGCGCTGCTCAGCGTCTTCAGCTTTCTGCATGTGCCGCTCGGCATCCTCACCCTGGTGCTCGGGCACCTCATCATCACGCTGCCGCTCACCACCCTGATCATGATCGGTGCCTTCCGCACCCTCGACCCGAGCCTCATCGAGGCGGCCGCCGATCTCGGCTGTACGCCCTGGCAGACGTTCACCCGGGTGCTGTTCCCCCTGCTTCGCTCCTCGATCGTCGCCTCCTGGCTGCTCGCCTTCACCGTCTCGCTCGGCAACATCGTGATCTCGACGTTCGTCAACGGCGTCGGCTCCACCACGATGCCGCTGCGCGTGTACTCCCTGCTGAAGACCGGGCTCACGCCCGAGCTCAACGCTCTGGGAACGCTGCTGATCGTCCTGACCTTCGTCATCGTCCTCTCCGTGGGCATCCAACAGATGCGCCGGATCCTGGCGAGCCCATCCGGCCCCGCCACTGCACCGCCCGAGTAA